In Nostoc sp. UHCC 0926, a single genomic region encodes these proteins:
- a CDS encoding conjugal transfer protein TrbI encodes MTRLYQWKSGTAALMAIAVTTSVISPLLGFAPANAQYRLGQYRTGQYGNVTIRSGAAFPVTYEKETITIAPGESKSLTLRIAQNILDGNRNVLIPAGTKVNGRLEPVDLDNYSRDTDDNKGKGVRFVAQELEFSNGQRQSINASSRTYTTTQRVSQGPSTNQVLTDAAIGAGAGVLGSLVTGNRRIDDLKPVIGGAAGAGASVLLRKKQGNAFVLRPAQDLRLTLNSNLNLVPQSRY; translated from the coding sequence ATGACTCGCCTATATCAATGGAAATCTGGAACTGCTGCACTTATGGCAATAGCAGTTACTACAAGCGTCATTAGCCCCCTATTGGGCTTTGCTCCTGCTAATGCACAATACAGACTTGGGCAATATAGAACTGGGCAATACGGAAACGTTACCATTCGTTCTGGGGCTGCTTTTCCTGTCACCTACGAAAAAGAGACAATTACTATTGCTCCTGGGGAAAGTAAATCTTTAACCTTGAGAATAGCCCAGAACATTCTCGACGGAAATAGAAATGTCTTAATTCCTGCTGGTACTAAAGTAAATGGACGGCTAGAACCTGTTGACTTAGATAATTATTCAAGAGATACAGATGATAACAAAGGAAAAGGCGTGCGGTTTGTAGCTCAAGAATTAGAATTTTCCAATGGTCAGCGTCAGTCGATTAATGCAAGTTCTCGGACATATACTACAACTCAAAGAGTTTCACAAGGACCAAGCACAAATCAGGTTTTAACTGATGCAGCTATTGGTGCGGGTGCTGGTGTTTTAGGTTCACTAGTTACTGGTAACCGTAGAATTGACGATTTAAAACCTGTTATCGGTGGGGCTGCGGGTGCGGGTGCAAGTGTGCTGTTGCGGAAAAAACAAGGAAATGCTTTTGTCCTCAGACCTGCACAAGATTTAAGGCTCACACTGAATTCTAACTTGAATTTAGTACCACAATCCCGCTACTAG